A portion of the Salvelinus alpinus chromosome 33, SLU_Salpinus.1, whole genome shotgun sequence genome contains these proteins:
- the LOC139562797 gene encoding lysosomal protective protein-like, producing MTSMFFVSLVVCFLAVSCLTWANYAPDEVTELPGMSFKPNYRQWSGYLKASPGKFLHYWFVTSQRDPLKDPVVLWLNGGPGCSSLDGFLSENGPFHVNDDGATLYENNFSWNRIANVLYLESPAGVGYSYSDDQEYKTDDDQVADDNYLALQSFFAKFPNFTQNEFFIIGESYGGIYAPTLSQRVATGTAKINFKGFAVGNGLSSYALNDQSLIYFGYYHGLFGEQLWTDLNTNCCDKGTCNFFNNSKEACKTLLSQAFSIVYDSGLNEYALYMDCEGGVGAKAYERSMSHLFRNYRKHWDTFQLLKVPSVTGQTPPVGEVPPCINSTAQMNWLNRDDVRKALHIPDTLPPWDICSDVVGGQYTNIYPTVKDVYLKLLSLGVRALVYNGDTDMACNFLGDKWFVEQLNQKTTTKYQSWISDDQIAGFYEQYGNLTLLTVKGAGHMVPQWAPGPALDMFQSFLSNKPY from the exons ATGACCAGCATGTTTTTTGTTAGTTTGGTGGTGTGTTTCCTTGCTGTTTCGTGTCTTACATGGGCTAACTACGCCCCTGACGAGGTAACCGAACTACCGGGAATGTCGTTTAAACCAAACTACCGGCAATGGTCGGGCTATTTGAAAGCCAGCCCTGGAAAGTTTCTCCATTACTG GTTTGTGACCTCACAGAGGGACCCACTGAAGGACCCTGTTGTGCTGTGGCTGAATGGAGGGCCAGGCTGCAGCTCGCTGGATGGCTTTCTGTCAGAGAACGGCCCCTTCCAT GTGAATGATGATGGGGCCACTCTGTATGAGAATAATTTCAGCTGGAACAGGATCGCCAACGTTCTGTACCTAGAGTCCCCTGCAGGTGTGGGATACTCCTACTCTGATGACCAGGAGTACAAAACTGACGACGACCAG GTGGCTGATGACAACTACCTAGCTCTGCAGAGTTTCTTTGCCAAGTTTCCAAACTTCACACAGAATGAGTTCTTCATCATCGGTGAGAGTTATGGTGGGATATATGCCCCGACACTCAGCCAGCGTGTGGCCACAGGAACCGCAAAGATTAACTTCAAG GGCTTTGCAGTGGGTAATGGCCTCAGTAGCTATGCCCTGAATGACCAGTCTCTGATCTACTTTGGTTACTACCACGGCCTCTTCGGAGAACA ACTGTGGACAGATCTGAACACAAACTGCTGCGATAAGGGAACCTGTAACTTTTTCAACAacagcaaggaggcctgcaagaCACTG TTGAGCCAGGCCTTTAGTATTGTGTATGATTCTGGGCTGAATGAGTATGCACTTTACATGGACTGTGAGGGTGGAGTCGGGGCCAAAGCCTATGAGAGGAGCATGAGCCACCTCTTCAGGAACTACAGGAAGCACTGGGACACCTTCCAG CTGCTGAAGGTGCCGTCCGTCACTGGCCAAACTCCTCCTGTGGGTGAGGTCCCTCCCTGCATTAACAGCACAGCTCAGATGAACTGGCTCAACCGGGATGATGTGAGGAAAGCCCTACACATCCCTGATACACTTCCACCCTGGGACATCTGCAG TGACGTGGTGGGAGGACAGTACACAAACATCTACCCGACAGTGAAGGATGTGTATCTGAAGCTGCTGTCTCTGGGTGTCCGGGCACTGGTCTATAACGGAGACACTGACATGGCCTGCAACTTCCTGGGAGACAAGTGGTTTGTGGAGCAGCTCAACCAGAAG ACAACCACCAAGTACCAGAGCTGGATATCTGATGACCAGATTGCCGGCTTCTACGAGCAGTATGGAAACCTCACCCTCCTGACTGTGAAG GGCGCTGGTCACATGGTGCCGCAGTGGGCTCCAGGCCCCGCCTTAGACATGTTCCAGTCCTTCCTGTCAAACAAACCCTACTGA